A stretch of the Lolium perenne isolate Kyuss_39 chromosome 3, Kyuss_2.0, whole genome shotgun sequence genome encodes the following:
- the LOC127342718 gene encoding protein FAR1-RELATED SEQUENCE 5 isoform X2 — MALALDPGTNSTFKGVTVQGAQDGDCCITPKRTSSMAFCSTYELKCRESSQPRIGMEFDSWEDGKAFYEQYAHEVGFSVRTYTQHKGEGGVPVWKRFVCAREGWRKKKDIIVNGQVKKPKRNVKLTRCGCEAMIGFKRRDDGKYEVARFVEAHKHLLVSPRKKQFLKSNVEVDTRRRRQNASTKRDLRSNYHEFKVIVEDTDAQTIIDTMRSKQRIDPSFFFDYQIDVKNKLAHIFWADCTSRKNYALFGDVVFFDSTYRTNRDDLVFAPFTGVNHHNSSVTFGAAFIANEKIESYTWLFKTFLEAMGGVAPKLIITNEDLYVKSAIRDACPNIVHRLCMWHILNELPVKVGCVENSNEDLQSQFRACVERSETPDEFDRKWSSVVSIFGLENNAWLTSRFEIRESWVPAYFLGTYLSGISKIASRPEGESTFFGHISNRRLPMLELWIRLETDLGEQRLKELEDDNTTLHTLPVFETSWSIEMHARDVYTRAIFNLFQAEVISARDECDVQNIELTGEVRTTSISDGSGKIREVTYNRCTKVAECSCKLFESVGIPCSHIVIVLKREKINEIPAHYVLERWTKLATRKAVLNANGHVLEGPRTYLPPAINQLCSETCSKFNAGLIAARQCEEKMKYLHRAVDDAVGHVLKMGQVSDHSKVQEVESFAGITFSEDINVHPPDTAGTQQNDSRLWWGL; from the coding sequence AATTTGATAGCTGGGAGGATGGTAAGGCGTTCTATGAACAGTATGCTCATGAGGTGGGGTTTTCGGTTCGAACATACACACAACACAAAGGGGAAGGTGGTGTACCGGTGTGGAAGCGTTTCGTTTGTGCAAGGGAAGGCTGGAGGAAAAAGAAAGATATTATTGTAAATGGTCAAGTTAAGAAGCCTAAAAGGAATGTCAAGCTTACTAGGTGTGGTTGTGAGGCCATGATTGGGTTCAAGAGAAGAGATGATGGCAAGTATGAGGTCGCCCGGTTTGTTGAGGCACACAAACATCTTCTGGTCTCCCCAAGGAAGAAACAATTCTTAAAATCAAATGTAGAAGTTGATACGAGGAGGAGGCGTCAAAATGCATCGACGAAGCGAGATTTGCGAAGCAACTACCATGAGTTCAAGGTAATAGTTGAAGATACGGATGCGCAAACAATCATTGATACTATGAGAAGTAAGCAAAGGATCGATCCATCTTTCTTCTTTGATTACCAAATAGATGTCAAGAACAAGCTGGCACATATTTTCTGGGCGGATTGTACCTCTAGAAAGAACTATGCACTATTTGGGGATGTAGTTTTCTTTGATTCAACATACCGTACCAATCGTGATGACCTAGTATTTGCCCCTTTCACTGGAGTGAACCACCACAATTCTTCTGTTACATTTGGTGCTGCATTTATTGCAAATGAGAAGATTGAGTCATATACATGGTTGTTCAAAACATTTCTGGAAGCAATGGGAGGGGTTGCACCTAAACTAATCATTACCAATGAGGACCTATACGTGAAATCTGCAATTAGAGATGCATGTCCGAATATTGTACATAGACTCTGTATGTGGCATATCCTGAATGAGCTACCAGTGAAAGTTGGTTGCGTTGAAAACAGCAATGAGGATCTTCAGAGTCAGTTCAGAGCATGTGTGGAGAGGTCGGAGACTCCAGATGAGTTTGACAGAAAGTGGTCTTCAGTAGTTTCAATTTTTGGCCTAGAAAATAACGCATGGTTGACTAGTAGGTTTGAGATTCGGGAATCATGGGTACCTGCGTACTTTCTAGGCACTTACCTTAGTGGAATATCTAAGATTGCATCGAGACCTGAGGGTGAGAGCACTTTCTTTGGTCACATTAGCAACCGAAGGCTCCCTATGCTAGAGCTTTGGATAAGATTGGAAACTGATTTAGGGGAACAACGTCTAAAAGAGTTGGAGGATGATAACACCACACTCCATACGCTCCCTGTATTTGAGACAAGTTGGAGCATTGAAATGCATGCTAGGGATGTCTATACTCGTGCAATATTTAACCTGTTTCAAGCTGAGGTGATTTCTGCTAGGGACGAGTGTGATGTACAAAATATAGAGCTAACTGGTGAAGTAAGAACCACGAGTATCAGTGATGGAAGTGGCAAGATTAGAGAAGTGACCTACAACAGATGTACTAAAGTCGCAGAATGTTCCTGCAAATTGTTTGAATCTGTGGGAATTCCGTGTTCTCACATCGTCATTGTCCTTAAGAGGGAaaaaatcaatgaaattcctgcACATTATGTACTGGAAAGGTGGACTAAACTGGCTACACGAAAGGCAGTCCTCAATGCCAATGGCCATGTCCTAGAAGGGCCACGTACATACCTTCCACCTGCCATCAATCAGTTATGCTCCGAGACATGCTCCAAGTTCAATGCAGGCTTGATCGCCGCTAGACAGTGTGAGGAGAAAATGAAATATCTGCACAGGGCTGTTGATGATGCTGTTGGCCATGTGTTGAAAATGGGACAAGTCAGTGATCATAGTAAGGTTCAGGAGGTTGAGTCATTTGCTGGAATAACATTTTCAGAAGATATCAACGTTCATCCACCTGATACAGCGGGCACACAGCAAAATGACAGTAGGCTTTGGTGGGGTTTGTAG
- the LOC127342718 gene encoding protein FAR1-RELATED SEQUENCE 5 isoform X1, protein MALALDPGTNSTFKGVTVQGAQDGDCCITPKRTSSMAFCESTYELKCRESSQPRIGMEFDSWEDGKAFYEQYAHEVGFSVRTYTQHKGEGGVPVWKRFVCAREGWRKKKDIIVNGQVKKPKRNVKLTRCGCEAMIGFKRRDDGKYEVARFVEAHKHLLVSPRKKQFLKSNVEVDTRRRRQNASTKRDLRSNYHEFKVIVEDTDAQTIIDTMRSKQRIDPSFFFDYQIDVKNKLAHIFWADCTSRKNYALFGDVVFFDSTYRTNRDDLVFAPFTGVNHHNSSVTFGAAFIANEKIESYTWLFKTFLEAMGGVAPKLIITNEDLYVKSAIRDACPNIVHRLCMWHILNELPVKVGCVENSNEDLQSQFRACVERSETPDEFDRKWSSVVSIFGLENNAWLTSRFEIRESWVPAYFLGTYLSGISKIASRPEGESTFFGHISNRRLPMLELWIRLETDLGEQRLKELEDDNTTLHTLPVFETSWSIEMHARDVYTRAIFNLFQAEVISARDECDVQNIELTGEVRTTSISDGSGKIREVTYNRCTKVAECSCKLFESVGIPCSHIVIVLKREKINEIPAHYVLERWTKLATRKAVLNANGHVLEGPRTYLPPAINQLCSETCSKFNAGLIAARQCEEKMKYLHRAVDDAVGHVLKMGQVSDHSKVQEVESFAGITFSEDINVHPPDTAGTQQNDSRLWWGL, encoded by the coding sequence AATTTGATAGCTGGGAGGATGGTAAGGCGTTCTATGAACAGTATGCTCATGAGGTGGGGTTTTCGGTTCGAACATACACACAACACAAAGGGGAAGGTGGTGTACCGGTGTGGAAGCGTTTCGTTTGTGCAAGGGAAGGCTGGAGGAAAAAGAAAGATATTATTGTAAATGGTCAAGTTAAGAAGCCTAAAAGGAATGTCAAGCTTACTAGGTGTGGTTGTGAGGCCATGATTGGGTTCAAGAGAAGAGATGATGGCAAGTATGAGGTCGCCCGGTTTGTTGAGGCACACAAACATCTTCTGGTCTCCCCAAGGAAGAAACAATTCTTAAAATCAAATGTAGAAGTTGATACGAGGAGGAGGCGTCAAAATGCATCGACGAAGCGAGATTTGCGAAGCAACTACCATGAGTTCAAGGTAATAGTTGAAGATACGGATGCGCAAACAATCATTGATACTATGAGAAGTAAGCAAAGGATCGATCCATCTTTCTTCTTTGATTACCAAATAGATGTCAAGAACAAGCTGGCACATATTTTCTGGGCGGATTGTACCTCTAGAAAGAACTATGCACTATTTGGGGATGTAGTTTTCTTTGATTCAACATACCGTACCAATCGTGATGACCTAGTATTTGCCCCTTTCACTGGAGTGAACCACCACAATTCTTCTGTTACATTTGGTGCTGCATTTATTGCAAATGAGAAGATTGAGTCATATACATGGTTGTTCAAAACATTTCTGGAAGCAATGGGAGGGGTTGCACCTAAACTAATCATTACCAATGAGGACCTATACGTGAAATCTGCAATTAGAGATGCATGTCCGAATATTGTACATAGACTCTGTATGTGGCATATCCTGAATGAGCTACCAGTGAAAGTTGGTTGCGTTGAAAACAGCAATGAGGATCTTCAGAGTCAGTTCAGAGCATGTGTGGAGAGGTCGGAGACTCCAGATGAGTTTGACAGAAAGTGGTCTTCAGTAGTTTCAATTTTTGGCCTAGAAAATAACGCATGGTTGACTAGTAGGTTTGAGATTCGGGAATCATGGGTACCTGCGTACTTTCTAGGCACTTACCTTAGTGGAATATCTAAGATTGCATCGAGACCTGAGGGTGAGAGCACTTTCTTTGGTCACATTAGCAACCGAAGGCTCCCTATGCTAGAGCTTTGGATAAGATTGGAAACTGATTTAGGGGAACAACGTCTAAAAGAGTTGGAGGATGATAACACCACACTCCATACGCTCCCTGTATTTGAGACAAGTTGGAGCATTGAAATGCATGCTAGGGATGTCTATACTCGTGCAATATTTAACCTGTTTCAAGCTGAGGTGATTTCTGCTAGGGACGAGTGTGATGTACAAAATATAGAGCTAACTGGTGAAGTAAGAACCACGAGTATCAGTGATGGAAGTGGCAAGATTAGAGAAGTGACCTACAACAGATGTACTAAAGTCGCAGAATGTTCCTGCAAATTGTTTGAATCTGTGGGAATTCCGTGTTCTCACATCGTCATTGTCCTTAAGAGGGAaaaaatcaatgaaattcctgcACATTATGTACTGGAAAGGTGGACTAAACTGGCTACACGAAAGGCAGTCCTCAATGCCAATGGCCATGTCCTAGAAGGGCCACGTACATACCTTCCACCTGCCATCAATCAGTTATGCTCCGAGACATGCTCCAAGTTCAATGCAGGCTTGATCGCCGCTAGACAGTGTGAGGAGAAAATGAAATATCTGCACAGGGCTGTTGATGATGCTGTTGGCCATGTGTTGAAAATGGGACAAGTCAGTGATCATAGTAAGGTTCAGGAGGTTGAGTCATTTGCTGGAATAACATTTTCAGAAGATATCAACGTTCATCCACCTGATACAGCGGGCACACAGCAAAATGACAGTAGGCTTTGGTGGGGTTTGTAG